The Apodemus sylvaticus chromosome 5, mApoSyl1.1, whole genome shotgun sequence genome has a segment encoding these proteins:
- the LOC127684441 gene encoding olfactory receptor 4X2-like codes for MADMHNVTEFIFLGLSSNPEVQRVCFVIFLLLYMAIVLGNLLMVVTVAVSRNLGSPMYFFLSSLSFVEICYSSTTAPKLILDLLAEKKSISVWGCMAQLFFVHFFGGAEIFLLTVMAYDRYVAICKPLHYTSIMNRRVCTVLVGTAWIGGFVHSLSQILLIRPLPFCGPNAIDHYFCDVLPLLKLACSDTFLIGLLIVANGGMLSLISFVVLLASYVVILFHLRNQSSEGRRKALSTCGSHVTVVILFFGPCVFIYLRPSDTLPVDKMIAVFYTVITPLLNPLIYSLRNAEVKKAMKNLWFTTMKVDEK; via the coding sequence ATGGCTGACATGCACAATGTGACTGAGTTCATTTTTCTGGGACTCTCTTCCAATCCAGAGGTGCAGAGAGTCTGCTTTGTGATATTCCTGCTCTTGTACATGGCCATTGTACTTGGGAATCTTCTCATGGTGGTCACTGTGGCAGTCAGCAGAAATCTTGGatcccccatgtacttcttcctcagctcCCTCTCCTTTGTGGAGATCTGCTACTCTTCCACGACTGCCCCCAAACTCATCTTGGATCTCCTAGCTGAAAAGAAATCCATATCTGTATGGGGCTGCATGGCACAGCTTTTCTTTGTCCACTTCTTTGGTGGCGCTGAGATTTTCTTGTTGAcagtgatggcctatgaccgctatgtggccatctgcaagcCCCTGCACTACACCAGCATCATGAACCGAAGGGTGTGTACAGTCCTTGTAGGAACAGCATGGATAGGAGGCTTTGTGcattccctttcccagatccttctCATTCGCCCTTTGCCCTTCTGTGGCCCCAATGCCATTGACCATTATTTCTGTGATGTGCTTCCTTTGCTTAAACTTGCCTGCTCAGACACCTTCCTCATTGGTCTGCTCATTGTTGCCAATGGGGGAATGCTGTCTTTGATCAGTTTTGTCGTCCTCTTAGCATCCTATGTGGTCATCTTGTTCCATCTAAGAAATCAGAGCTCTGAGGGACGACGCAAAGCTCTGTCCACCTGCGGGTCCCATGTCACTGTGGTTATATTGTTCTTTGGTCCGTGTGTCTTCATCTATTTGAGGCCTTCTGATACCCTACCTGTAGACAAGATGATAGCTGTGTTCTACACAGTGATAACTCCCCTGCTCAATCCTCTCATCTATTCCCTGAGAAATGCAGAAGTGAAGAAAGCCATGAAGAATCTATGGTTCACAACAATGAAAGTGGATGAGAAATAG